The nucleotide window GACCCCATGGAGAAAAGGGTGGAAACAGTGGGCAAACCCTTACCCGAATGTGAGGTTAAAATAGTGGACCCTGAAACAGGAGAAACCCTGGAACCCCACCAGACCGGGGAAATATGTTGTAAAGGGTACAATGTGATGAAGGGCTACTACAAAATGCCGGATAAAACCAGGGAAGTCATAGACGAAGATGGTTGGCTCCATAGTGGTGACCTGGCAAGTGTGGATGAAGAGGGATACTACTCCATAGTGGGTCGTATAAAGGATATGATCATCCGTGGAGGAGAAAACATCTACCCCCGTGAAATCGAGGAATTCTTATACACCATGCCCGGAGTTCTTGACGTTCAGGTAGTGGGAATCCCAGATGAGAAGTACGGGGAAATCGTGGGTGCCTGCATCATCCTGGAAGAAGATGCCAAACTCACTGAAGAGGATGTCCGGGACTACTCCCGAACCAAAATAGCCCGTTTCAAGGTACCCAAACACGTGTTCTTTGTAGATGAATTCCCCCTCACTGCCAGTGGAAAGATACAGAAATTTATACTAAGGGAACAGGCAGAAAAACTTCTAAAAGAAAAACTGGAAGAACAGGAAAAAGATCTTTAGGAAATTCTCTTTGTAAGTGGTGGGTAACTATTTTCCCATCCCAACAATTTATTATCAGATTCATTTTCATTCAAAGTGCGGAGGCCAAGTAAATGTCATTATTAGCCCTAGCATATCCTAAAATTAATCAGAAGGATTACCAGTGGATTCAGGAGTTCCGGGAAGAAAATGACGAGCTTTACCATGGTAGGGTAGAGCCCCATTTCACCCTGGTATTTCCAGTATTCAACCAGAGACCAGAAACATTCATTGAAGAAATTAAAAGAAGAGCAGCTGATCACCGCAGAATAGAATTTGCCATAAGATGTGCAGTCATGGAAAAAGATGCATTCACCCCCTACTGGCATGTTTTCCTGGTGCCTGATGAGGGTTACAGTCAGATACTTAAACTTCACGATAATCTCTATTCCGGGAAACTGGCTGATGAACTCAGAATGGATCTACCCTTCATCCCCCATATTGGCATTGGCAATTCCATAGAACAATGGACCTGCAAAGAACTGGTTGATCAGATAAATTATTCAGATATGGAGATAAAAGGAACCATAGATGAAATTAACGTGGCAGAATACCATGAAGAACTGGTGGAAACCATGGAAAAAATAAAATTATCTCCCTAATCTTAACTTTATCTTAATCTTAACTTTATCTCCCTAACCCTAAGTATGGGCTGATAAGTATTGTACATCCAGAAACTAATTTTTCTCAAAATTAGGTCCTAAAATGGATACCATGGGTTCATATAGCTTTAACTAAGTGTGTTTTTAATTTTAATGAAATAGATATATGTGTAGGGATATAAACTAGAATAATACGTTTTAAATGGATATATTGCGTATATCCTATGAATAACGATTTTAAGATGAATACATGAATTTTTGACAAGTAATGGTAAAATGATAATTTTAAGACGTAAAAAGAAGATTGTGGAACTTTTTCCCATTGGAAGTTCTAAGGGTGCTTTGAATACTCGGAGAACACCTTTTTTCAATGGTTATATTAAGTTTCGCAGGGTGGATGGTCAGCTAAAGATCCACAAGTTCATAGTCACCAAAGACAAGGAGATCATCTTACCTCCCAGTGAAGCAGTTAAGGTCCTGCGAAAACAAAACGTATTCCTGGTTGGCCGGGACCCTGATACAGAAGAATTCCTCCAATCATTGAATATAAAATATAATTACACTCTTATATGCAGGCACTGCACATTTGAAGGTTTCATAACTTTGATCCAGAGAGAAAAATCTTACCTCTATCACGGAGACTATCTCTGCAGGGTATGCGCAGAAAACGAGATAAAAAGAGAGCTAAAATCTCGTTCATATGACATGAGCACTTTTCCCCGGTTCAGGAAAATGCTGGATGAAACTGGTGATCTTTCGAAAGTACTGAGTGTCTTTGATCCCCGCTTCGATCCGCTTAAAAACCAAGAACTTACTTTATACGATAGGGTAACCACTAAAAAAGATGATAATCTTTCTAAAGTTAGAATTGATAGTCTGAATATCCCTGAATCTTTTAAGAAATCTTTAAAAAGCCAGGGAACTCACCTTTTACCAGTCCAGGTTCTGGCACTTCAGGCTGGACTCCTGGAAGAGGAAAACCTTCTGGTGGTATCAGCCACTGCCAGTGGAAAAACACTGATTGGGGAGTTGGCAGGTATACCACACGCCCTTGAAGGTGGTAAATTCCTATTTTTAACTCCACTGGTGGCATTGGCCAATCAGAAGTACCGGGATTTCAAAAAAAGATACCAGAAAATGGGGTTAAACGTTTCAATAAGAGTGGGGATGAGCAGGATAAAGGCCAAAGAAGAACTCACTCTCCCTGATGAGAAAATAGATACCTCAGATATTGTGGTGGGAACTTATGAAGGTCTGGATTTTCTTCTACGTGCCGGAAGATCATCCCAGCTGGGTGATCTTAAAACTGTGGTGGTGGATGAAATCCATATGCTGGGGGATGATGAGCG belongs to uncultured Methanobacterium sp. and includes:
- a CDS encoding 2'-5' RNA ligase family protein, whose protein sequence is MSLLALAYPKINQKDYQWIQEFREENDELYHGRVEPHFTLVFPVFNQRPETFIEEIKRRAADHRRIEFAIRCAVMEKDAFTPYWHVFLVPDEGYSQILKLHDNLYSGKLADELRMDLPFIPHIGIGNSIEQWTCKELVDQINYSDMEIKGTIDEINVAEYHEELVETMEKIKLSP